In the Salvelinus fontinalis isolate EN_2023a chromosome 34, ASM2944872v1, whole genome shotgun sequence genome, one interval contains:
- the LOC129833379 gene encoding tetraspanin-1-like, whose amino-acid sequence MDTLKCCGFYNYTDFTDSPFEKYTHLYPQQCCHSADFSSCDGTSATIIGCFPKLMQLIDENTIVIVAVALGIAALEILAMVVSMTLYCIIGSKSD is encoded by the exons ATGGATACG CTAAAGTGCTGTGGATTCTACAACTATACAGACTTCACTGACTCTCCATTTGAAAAATACACCCATCTCTATCCTCAACAGTGCTGCCACAGTGCTGATTTCAGCTCTTGTGATGGTACAAGTGCT ACAATCATCGGCTGCTTCCCAAAGCTTATGCAACTGATTGATGAAAACACTATTGTCATTGTGGCAGTGGCATTGGGAATCGCTGCTCTTGAG ATATTGGCGATGGTTGTCTCCATGACTTTGTACTGCATAATAGGCTCAAAGAGTGACTGA